CACAACTAGCGTCTAAGCAGCGTCTTGCGTGTTCAAGCCAGACGTTTTCCCAGTCTCGGTTTCCACTTCCGCAACACCggtcggcgcgggcgcgggcgcgggcgcgggtgacTCGACCagggtggccggcgccgccgcccgctgcgtACACCCTCCGGCAAGGGACGTGTTGATCGTGGCCAGATCCACAAAATATTGCTCCGCATTGACGCTGAGGCGCGCGGCGCCGTTCCCCGCGCTCGCTGCTCCACCGTGACcaaccgccggcggcggcaacgacCTGCGCTGCTGGTAATAAGGGTGACCGCTGTATGACGGACCATGACCGCGAGGGACGGCCTGCCTCTGCAGGTGCGACGCGTACGCGTAGGCCGGCGGTTGCGGCACGGCTCGGTAGTTCTGGTCGTAGAAACACTGCAGGGACACCTGCGGCCTGAAGGTGAAGGCCGTCCCCGGGTGCCGCGGCGGCTGGCTCCCCGGGGAGCACTGCGGCCTGGTCGCCGGGTTCGGAggtcgcgtcgccgccgccatctccatcTGGCCGAGGGGGTGACCTGTCAGGTCCGAGAACGGCTGATATACCACCGGTCTTAGCGTTGGCATCTGCCCATGTCCCCGGCCACCGcacgcgccggccggcggcgtcgctggCGCCCGGCCGCTGTACGCGCCTGCCGGCCGCTGCTGCATCGTCGCTGTTGCCTGCAGCTGCAGGCCATGATGGTGGGCGCCCGGTCCACCACCGTAGTACAGTTccgtcggggcggcggcgttgctGGTGGAGCAGCTCGATTGCGTGGACCCAATGCCTGGGCTCCCTCGACGGGCCTGCTTCCGGGCGGGCGCGGTGCGCCCGCGCTGCGGCGGCTGCTCGACCATGGGCCGCTTGCCGGCTTGCTTCACTGATAAGTTGGGCTCCGCCGTGACCTGGCCGTGCTGCGTGGAGGAGcaggcttcttcttcctcgcacGCCGAGCCGGTgccttcctcgtcgtcgtcgtcgtcgtcctcgcatTTCTTTTTGTGCTGCGGGGACACGTAGATCTTGCACATGACGTACTCGTCCAACTGCGGCCAATCACACGGGGATTAGCAATGCCAATGGTGCAAGCGAGGTGCCGACAGAATCAAACCGAAAAGGAAAGTaaggaaagaagaaagaaagaagtcGTGGCGAATTGAAACGCACAATGTTTCTTGCGCCGGGCCTGTCGAGCTTGACCTCGTACTCGGGGACGGTGATCTCGAGCATGATCCACTTGGTCCTGGTCTCCTTCTTGGGGTTGCCCTCGAAGTAGTTGAGCACGCTCTTGCAGAACTTGACGCCGTTGCGGACCACCACCTGGGCCACCTCCTTGGTGGCCGTGGACGCCTTCCACCGCCCGCGGCCGTCCCGCGACTTCCGCGCCGGCCTCACGCCGTTCCCGTACATGCGAGCCCTCGGCGACACGAAGTACCACTCCTCCTGCCGGCCCGCGCCCCTGTGCTCTGCGATGGACGGACACGGACAGAAACAGGGCGGTCACCGCGACGCCATGGAAATCAGCCAGCAAATGCAGAACGGGGAatcgctcgccgcgccggccataCCGTTGATCAGCGTCTCTGGGTGGCACGCGTACACGTTGGCCTCGACGACGCAGCCGTTGggcacggccggccggccctgcaGCCTGGGGAGGAGGTAATAGTCGACGAGCTCATCCTCCTTGGGCTTGAACCGGAATCCTATCGGGTACTGCCCCTCGCCGCCCACCTccatgccgccggcgaggccgatCCCGACGTTGGCGGGAACTCCGGCGGCGACGATGTAGGCGGTGGCTGGCGTGCGCGCTACGTGTGGTTAGAGTTGGACACGGCGACGACGCCTCGGCGCCTATATACAGTGGGGCCGAGTCAGGCAGCCCCCCTGCCAAGGCCGAAGCGTAACCGCTGCGGATCAAGGGACGGGATATTTTTGGATCCTGGTAGATTCGATTCGAGTAGGACTAGGATACGGTTCCTGATTCGGCCGGGCGGGCCGCACGCATGTCGGTTCGCACCGCGCGCGCAGGCGGGCTCGATCCTTTCAACTCGCTTGCGATGGGCCGAGGCAGGATGGTGGGCCGCTCGCAGAACTCACGCACGGCACACGGCCCACAAACACGCAGCTGCGGCGACTGGCGAGTGCCGCGACATGAGGCAGTGAGGCTGCGCCGCGCGCCGTGGCGCTGTCCGGCGCGCGgcccccgcggccgcggctGGCGTTACGCCATTGAAGGCGCATGGCATCTCCGGACTCCGCCGGGTCCGGTCCGGTCTGGCAGCAGTCGCGAGTCGCGTCTTATcacctcatcatcatcatcgcctTGTTGTTGCAGCCTGCAAGAGGTTGCAGGCGCAGGCGGAATCGCCGtgccagcggcagcggcagggccAGCCCAGCCGAGCCAGCATCCCCGGCCCGGCCACTGCCGCCGCACTGTTCGGTGATGGTGCGGCGACTGTTCCATGCTTGCCCCGCTAGACGCAACGCCCGTCGCCCGCGATGCCTTCGCCACAGTGACGGGCGCGGCTGCAGGCCGGGCAGGGGGGGCCATGCGCATCGCATCAATCTGCTTGCAGGATCCCCAGGGAGGGGGAGGGCCGGAGGGGGCGCGTTGCCAACTTGCGATAGTAGCGAGCGCACTTTGTTGGGTGTACTTGGTGAGATTCGAACCAAGCGATCACGTTACACGTTGGACGTAGTACgttactagctagctagtggtACTTTTATTTTTGAACCGAGAATTCTTGAGTTGATGATAGGTGATCGGTGAAGGGCGTGGACGCTTGGGCTTGGCCTTTTAGGAAGAACAGTCATGCACAGCAACCACATTGTGGGTTGCAGAGAAATTCCGTCCCAGCGCTGGATGGATGGCTGGATGATCCTTTCCTTTCCCCTGCGCTCCGATTGACTTTTCATTTTTATACCAAGCTTTCGCCTTTGAACGAAGAACGAACGAGCCCCGGCCTGCCGGCCCCCTTcgttctctctctcacacacagaGGCAAAAGCGTGGAGGAGAAAGAAAGATTGCTCCAAAAGACTCGAAAGGCATGGCGCTAGGGCTGCGAGGCGTAGGAAAGGCACGCACGAGGAAGGGACTGACACGCCCACTCTCCCGCTCGGGCTCTCTCACACACGCAGTTAACTCTGTCGCGGTCAAAGCCTAATCAATAAAGTATTCCGCGACGCTTTTGACACCGTGCGCGGCCATGGTTAAAGCGGTTTTTAGTCACTGCCGAAAGATTGTCCTCCTGCTGTCAAACCATGAAAGCTAGCGGAGCCTCATTTCCGAAGCAGGCAAAGCAAACGCCGCGCCCAAGGTAAATTGCCAAAGCCTGGACGGGCGGCAATCCTCTTCACTACTGCAACCAGGCTGCTGCTCCAGGATCTCTCTCGACAGACAGATCGCGTCGCGTGTGTATGCTATTGCTAGCTAGCTCTAGGGCAAGCGTAATGTGGGCAGCAGGGCAATGTTGTCATGTACTAGCATAGAATACACGAGATACTGTATGTAGACATGTAGTGACAGTAGTGTAGCAGTCTGTAGAAAAGGCCTATGCGATACGATGTGGGAGACGGGGGGACTGACCTGTAACTGTAAGGGAGATCCTGCAAACAGTTGGAGGTAATCGCAGGATTCCGCCCGGGTCCGTGCATGCATTGTCACCGAACTGACAGCGatcttttttttaaaaccaACTGTTCGGAATTCACGTATACGTGGTAGCTAGTATCAACTTGTGGGTGTCCATTTCCGACTCATGTAGTACGTGAATTATTGAAGGCGCATGGCATCTACTAGCTGTTTGCATAGTGTGGACGAGTGCTAAGCTGTTCGTTGAGCACGACACGCGCACACACTCGACTGGGCGGCGGTGGGCGCATGGTCTCACGCGCACCAGCAATCAGATCGTGGCTTCTCGCCGGACCACGCTCGGAGAGCAGTGGAATCAGTGTACTTAAGCGCCTGCCAACTGCCCGAGTACTCGTACGTACAAACAACAGCAGCGAGAGCCGCGTGCCCTGCACCGGCCCGGCAGCCTCTCGGCGGCATCGCGGCAAGGCCTCCCTCTTATCATCGATCAGGAAAAGCAGGCCTGCGACTGCGAGGCCGCGGCCGGCCCTGGCCTAGACCAAACGGCTACCACGGGTCAAGGCCATGGCTGCAGCTTTCCCCATGATCCTGCGGTCATCTTTGTCCAGAAAGCCTGATCGGATCCATCCATCCCTTGGACTGCGCCAGGGCCGCTACAGCAACAGTACCCTTCTGCTGCGGCTGCGCCTACGCATTCAGCGGCAGCCAGGCGCTGCACTGTAGCATGCTCCGACTCCGGCCAAGCCTGGCTGGTCAAAGATCGCTGAGCCACCACCCTACCTACGTGCTCCCACtcacttactcgagcagggccaGCTATGGCCAAAAGGGCAAGGACGTGGCCAGAGGTACAAGATGAACAGAAACACAGCACACagggaaataaaagaaaatgtaGTGAAAAGGGCCGGTCGACACGGCCTCGGGAGACGTGCACTCACGCCTTTATTATGAGAAGTGATTGCCACAGGGCACTCCCTTTCACGGATTCGGGTCTCATGGCAACGGCCTTGGAATCGCGGCCGTTGATTGTTCCGTCCTCTCCAGCTTCTCAGAAGACGGGGGCCCCGCCACCAGCTCGCCCCCGTGTGCCAGAGCATCTTCTCTGAGCCAGCCAGCAGGCAGGCAGACTGGTGGGGTTAGGAGGTAGCGTGGGACCGGCCTGGGCTGATCTAGATTTGTTTACGCATTAAATAATTTTTGTCTTGGACTGCTgtctccggccagggaccttgTAGATGGAACCGGGAACTGGTGGGCGCACTGCACAAGCCTACCCCGAAGATGTTGGTATTTATGCACAAGGAGCCTGCTTGGTTTGCTACCAATTTTTGCCATGCCAAAATCAAGGCATACCAAAAAAATTTGGCTATCATTTGGTTCATGCCTAGAAATTGGTCATTGCAACCAAAATTTTGGTAAGTTACTAGAAACTTCTGAAACCTTGAAAGAGAAGATATTATTGGTTGGCACCAAACCAAATGAGTACCTAAATTTTTCAGAAGCCATATTAGGTTATACTTACTAATCAAAATTGTCATTTAAGCAATGCTGAATTGTTAATATTTTACGAtttatatattttgctatgggaggggtggaggagggtggACTCCACTAAGTTATTGGAAGTTATGAAATATGGGATTTTCCTTACCATAGGGCCACAAAAATGTTGCAACATTCCTAACTAGGTATTTCCTTGTTGCCATCCTTAATATATCTATTTTATGAAGAATATGTTGAGTTAATTGAGCAGTGGTTACTTTGAACCGTTGTATTGAAGAAACTCATGATGAAAGTAAGATatgatttttatattttatttcctaaaaaCTTTAAAAATGTAACTATTCATGTAAGATACATAAATTATGGTATATCCTCTCGTGGCAAAATTGAGTTAGCTAATAGATACTAGATTAGACATACATTTGAATAGTTAGGTTATGTACTAATATCATCGAGATACTGTATCAACATTGGTTGTTTTTAAGGTCTCGTATTCGTTTCCATCTCTTGTATTCTTTTTTGTTGTTCCATCAAGATGAAGCGCTTTCTATACCATACTGGATAGAATAGGTTGAGGAACATTATGGTAAGCTTTCCTTAAATAACAGTCCCTAATTCGATAAGTAAAGTGCATGACTAAAATAATTAGGATTGGATTCGAAATGCACTTATTGCATCTGAGCTAGGGTGCTCAATGGAGAGGCTTGGCACGCTTAGGGATGGCAATTTTACCAGCGGATACCTAACTCAACGGGTGAGAGTACAGGTATGAAATTTTACTTGCATGTACGGGTACGGGTTACCCGCGGGTAGAGTACGGGTAAAAATTCTTACTCGTAGGTACCCTTTAGGTACCCGAAATACTTTAAATAATTTAGTGAACTCATACCATTCTCTAATTTTATATCTTATTTTCTTGTGATTGTATGAACTACATAGATTGATAATGAGATTATATGAAATAATAGATGTGGAAATGACATTGACATTTTGCTTAGTGTTTGTAGAGAAGTGTATGCAtcatttttgcatttttttagataaaatacATGGCTAGAATTGAACGCATTTCCTTGCATACGGCTACAAAATAAATGCTGAGGATATGAAAAAAATGGTGCAAGATGAACCGTTAAGTTTTCTATTTTACTATGCTTTGCAATCACTTGCATGAGTGATAAATTCAAAACATGATAGTTTATATGACCAAATGTTAAGTTTTTTATGCAATCATTAATATACCTGATGGGTATTTCAAATTTGATCCGTACCCGCCAAATATGGGTACACGTATAAAATTCTACTTGCTAGACTTGTGGGTTTACCTTAGAGTTTCAAGTATTATCGCAGATGTGTATTTACTCTACCTGCACTTTACCTGACTCATTACCATCCCTAAGCACGTTGAGTAGACAGCTACATGCGCAAAGGAAACGGATGGAATACAGACGAATATTGCTAATACCATATTTATTCTCATATTTTTATTCGAATACGGATTCGGATAATATTATAATGAATATCGGCAtcataaaaatttattttttagtATCTAAATCTGTTACAAATATTGAATATCTAAAATAGAATACAAACGGATAAAATTCTTCTAAACCAGATCAAAATTGAATAACTGGAGAAATATCCATGCCATCTGCATCCCTACTCGCGGCAGCGGGAGCCGGCGGTGGACGGAGGGAAATTGATGCGAGGAGAAAAGAGGAAGTGGCTGGCTTGGACACAATAGTGGGGCCTCGGCCCTGCATGGTGCGGACCGGGGGAATCTGGCAGAACTATCACGTTCCGAGGGAACGGAAGCGGTCAGAGACCCTGCCTGCCTGCTCGTGCTGGCCCTGCACCCGCAGGCCATGcgcagcacagcagcagccgcagcggcAGAAGCCAGCAGAAGAAACAGAGCCCAATGCCAGCCCACCCCCACACCACAATACCACATGACCGCAGCTGAGCTGGGAGCTGCTGCATTCAAGCCATCCCTTGCTCTCACCCCGTCACCCCCCCGCTCAGCCACCCACTCGCCAGTCGCCACCCGGAGAGAAGCGAAGGCGAAGgtagccgctgccgccgccagccgccgagCCGTGATCTCTTTGCCCGGTCTCT
This portion of the Panicum virgatum strain AP13 chromosome 2N, P.virgatum_v5, whole genome shotgun sequence genome encodes:
- the LOC120658871 gene encoding NAC domain-containing protein 2-like codes for the protein MEVGGEGQYPIGFRFKPKEDELVDYYLLPRLQGRPAVPNGCVVEANVYACHPETLINEHRGAGRQEEWYFVSPRARMYGNGVRPARKSRDGRGRWKASTATKEVAQVVVRNGVKFCKSVLNYFEGNPKKETRTKWIMLEITVPEYEVKLDRPGARNILDEYVMCKIYVSPQHKKKCEDDDDDDEEGTGSACEEEEACSSTQHGQVTAEPNLSVKQAGKRPMVEQPPQRGRTAPARKQARRGSPGIGSTQSSCSTSNAAAPTELYYGGGPGAHHHGLQLQATATMQQRPAGAYSGRAPATPPAGACGGRGHGQMPTLRPVVYQPFSDLTGHPLGQMEMAAATRPPNPATRPQCSPGSQPPRHPGTAFTFRPQVSLQCFYDQNYRAVPQPPAYAYASHLQRQAVPRGHGPSYSGHPYYQQRRSLPPPAVGHGGAASAGNGAARLSVNAEQYFVDLATINTSLAGGCTQRAAAPATLVESPAPAPAPAPTGVAEVETETGKTSGLNTQDAA